One Pantoea trifolii genomic region harbors:
- a CDS encoding glycosyltransferase family 17 protein, with product MIYDCFLYYDEDMLLDIRLHTLNDVVDYFVIVESTHTFTGKPRNLHFNVNKFAKFKHKIIYVVYDEPPFFTNNVVNAWKNEAHTRNAIMRGLESANDDDIIIVSDVDEIPNPKVIVKINKRRLCTSLHMNFYNYQFNLQVFNTNGVPRVCSLPRAASLKNLKGFFAGKPEDFRNIKKSPIKSSFMKWTLFKLRNKNITSAGWHFSWIMRPERISEKMSSISHTEYDLPQFNNSDHIIDALKNGKDIWGRDRKMCKQELTAEHFPDYLVKNQTRFSEFIL from the coding sequence ATGATTTATGATTGCTTTTTATACTATGACGAAGATATGTTACTCGACATTCGGTTACATACTTTGAATGACGTCGTCGACTACTTCGTGATTGTTGAATCCACACATACTTTCACCGGTAAGCCGCGAAATTTGCATTTCAATGTGAATAAATTCGCTAAATTTAAGCATAAGATTATTTATGTCGTTTATGACGAGCCGCCCTTTTTCACAAATAATGTCGTCAATGCATGGAAGAACGAAGCCCATACACGAAATGCCATCATGAGAGGTTTAGAATCCGCCAATGACGACGATATTATTATCGTTTCCGACGTTGATGAAATACCCAATCCCAAGGTTATAGTAAAAATTAATAAACGCAGACTTTGCACCTCGCTGCACATGAATTTCTACAATTATCAGTTCAATCTGCAGGTTTTCAATACTAATGGCGTTCCGCGCGTGTGTTCATTGCCCCGGGCGGCATCACTTAAAAATCTTAAAGGTTTCTTTGCCGGTAAACCAGAAGATTTCCGAAATATAAAAAAAAGCCCAATTAAATCCAGCTTTATGAAATGGACGCTCTTCAAGCTACGTAATAAAAATATTACATCTGCAGGCTGGCATTTTTCATGGATTATGCGACCAGAGCGGATATCGGAAAAAATGTCTTCTATTTCGCACACGGAATATGACTTACCACAATTCAACAATAGCGATCATATTATTGATGCACTGAAAAATGGCAAAGATATTTGGGGCCGTGACAGAAAAATGTGCAAACAAGAACTTACTGCCGAACATTTCCCCGATTATTTGGTTAAGAATCAGACAAGATTTAGCGAATTTATTCTGTAG
- a CDS encoding NADH:flavin oxidoreductase/NADH oxidase has protein sequence MSLLFSATQLGKLTLDNRIVIAPMCQYSAENGKASAWHRIHLGQLALSGAGLLIIEATAVEAAGRISPGDLGLWDDATEAALASVLQDIRQYSDIPFGIQLGHAGRKASCAAPWLGGNQLSLEQGGWQTVAPSAQAFNPEDRAPVALTKQDLERLKQAFVDSAQRAAKRGIQLIELHAAHGYLLHQFLSPLSNQREDEYGGSLENRLRFPLEVFHAVRSALPDSVAVGVRLSATDWVEGGWDVEQSIVFSQQLEAAGSDYVHVSSGGLSPQQKITVGPGYQLPFARDIRKQVKIPVIGVGLITEPKQAEQALQGGDADLIALARAVLYDPRWPWHAAAELGAQAKAPPQYLRSEPHGLKGTLISNKK, from the coding sequence ATGAGTTTACTGTTTAGTGCGACGCAACTGGGTAAGTTAACGCTCGATAATCGCATCGTGATCGCGCCGATGTGCCAATACTCCGCTGAGAATGGCAAAGCCAGCGCCTGGCACCGCATTCATCTCGGGCAACTGGCGCTTTCCGGCGCCGGTTTGCTGATCATTGAGGCGACTGCTGTCGAAGCGGCCGGACGTATTTCTCCCGGTGATTTAGGCTTGTGGGACGATGCAACGGAAGCGGCGCTGGCCAGCGTTCTGCAGGATATCCGTCAATATTCTGACATTCCATTTGGTATTCAACTCGGTCACGCCGGACGTAAAGCGTCCTGCGCCGCGCCGTGGCTCGGTGGCAATCAGCTATCACTGGAACAAGGCGGCTGGCAAACCGTCGCGCCTTCTGCGCAAGCCTTTAATCCTGAAGATCGCGCGCCGGTGGCGCTGACGAAACAGGATCTTGAGCGCCTGAAACAAGCCTTCGTTGATAGCGCGCAGCGTGCCGCCAAACGCGGTATCCAGTTAATTGAACTGCACGCCGCACACGGTTATTTGCTGCATCAGTTCCTGTCACCGCTGAGTAACCAGCGTGAGGATGAATACGGCGGTTCGCTGGAGAATCGTCTGCGCTTCCCGCTGGAAGTGTTCCATGCGGTGCGAAGCGCCCTGCCGGACTCGGTGGCGGTTGGCGTGCGCCTTTCGGCAACGGATTGGGTTGAAGGTGGCTGGGATGTTGAGCAGTCGATTGTATTTAGCCAGCAGCTTGAAGCGGCGGGCAGCGATTACGTGCACGTTTCCAGCGGCGGCCTGTCACCGCAGCAGAAAATTACGGTTGGCCCCGGCTATCAATTGCCTTTTGCCCGCGACATCCGCAAACAAGTGAAGATTCCGGTGATTGGCGTTGGCTTGATTACGGAACCGAAGCAGGCAGAACAGGCCTTGCAGGGAGGTGATGCGGATTTGATCGCGCTGGCGCGCGCGGTGCTTTACGACCCGCGCTGGCCGTGGCATGCCGCGGCGGAATTGGGTGCGCAGGCCAAAGCGCCGCCGCAGTATCTGCGTTCCGAGCCGCACGGCCTGAAAGGCACGCTGATTTCCAATAAAAAGTGA